The following proteins are co-located in the Fluviicola sp. genome:
- a CDS encoding HAMP domain-containing sensor histidine kinase: MNLYSNKQKWKIVLLVIALIMVAASLWVSNSTVQKVSDRERLRAKQWADAIKKKAELVEFTDRAFRQLRGYERRKIKLYLDATKEISKEPENLNCFPDYHFPISIIDENKDIPVILVDDQNQISSYTNIDFDTADLRPLYPEASRKELIRKYEDSLLALTTVWEKKHVPFRIEVVKGLTMTSFYTDTKRTIQLEKERDSLITAFNSELINDSKLIPVVLMDKHKDSLISSNLPKEKTSPKNLAKTLHSLELVNEPIQISFGGDEVNLLYFDNSAELKQLQFFPYIQFLIIGLFIFIGYLLFSTFRKAEQNQVWAGMAKETAHQLGTPLSSLMAWVQLLETQDVDQSIIAEMQKDIERLDTVSQRFSKIGSETRLTQSDIRITVQAVMDYLRPRISQKVEMTAHFTNEPVMVSHNKSLMEWVMENIIRNAVDAMESKGKLDVTIKVVPERVYIEISDTGKGLLPKQFKSIFEPGYTTKKRGWGLGLSLVKRIVSEYHKGKVYVVHSEVGKGTTIRVSLPLK; the protein is encoded by the coding sequence ATGAATTTATACTCCAACAAACAGAAATGGAAAATCGTGCTGCTGGTAATCGCTTTGATTATGGTAGCTGCTTCATTATGGGTATCGAATTCAACGGTACAGAAAGTATCCGACCGGGAGCGTTTGCGTGCGAAGCAATGGGCAGATGCGATCAAGAAAAAAGCTGAACTGGTCGAATTTACAGACCGTGCTTTCCGTCAGCTGCGGGGCTATGAGCGTCGGAAAATTAAACTTTACCTCGATGCGACAAAGGAAATTTCCAAGGAACCTGAGAACCTGAATTGTTTCCCGGATTACCATTTCCCGATCAGTATCATCGACGAGAACAAAGACATTCCGGTCATTTTGGTGGACGATCAAAACCAGATTTCCAGTTACACCAATATTGACTTCGATACGGCAGATTTACGGCCTCTTTACCCGGAAGCATCCCGCAAGGAACTGATCCGGAAATACGAAGACAGTTTATTGGCACTGACCACCGTTTGGGAGAAAAAACACGTTCCTTTCCGCATTGAAGTGGTCAAAGGTTTAACGATGACCTCGTTCTACACCGATACCAAAAGAACCATTCAACTGGAAAAAGAACGGGACTCGCTGATTACTGCTTTCAACAGCGAATTGATCAACGACTCCAAACTGATCCCGGTGGTGCTGATGGACAAGCACAAGGATTCACTGATTTCCAGCAATCTCCCGAAAGAAAAAACTTCTCCGAAAAACCTGGCAAAGACGCTGCATTCCCTGGAGTTAGTCAACGAACCGATCCAAATCTCTTTCGGAGGCGATGAGGTGAACCTGCTGTATTTCGATAATTCGGCCGAATTGAAGCAATTGCAGTTCTTCCCGTACATCCAGTTCCTGATCATCGGGTTGTTCATTTTTATCGGTTACCTGCTTTTCAGTACTTTCCGTAAGGCTGAACAGAACCAGGTTTGGGCTGGTATGGCGAAAGAAACTGCCCATCAATTGGGAACTCCGCTTTCTTCCCTGATGGCCTGGGTGCAATTATTGGAAACCCAGGATGTAGACCAGAGCATCATTGCCGAAATGCAGAAAGACATCGAACGCCTGGATACGGTTTCGCAGCGTTTTTCCAAGATCGGTTCGGAAACCCGATTGACCCAAAGCGATATCCGTATTACCGTACAGGCCGTGATGGATTACCTGCGTCCGCGCATTTCGCAGAAGGTGGAAATGACTGCTCATTTCACCAATGAACCAGTGATGGTGAGCCACAATAAATCGCTGATGGAATGGGTGATGGAAAACATTATCCGCAATGCCGTGGATGCGATGGAATCGAAAGGAAAACTGGATGTTACAATCAAAGTGGTGCCTGAGCGCGTGTACATTGAAATTTCAGATACGGGTAAAGGACTTTTGCCCAAACAGTTCAAGTCGATCTTTGAACCGGGCTACACGACCAAAAAACGTGGCTGGGGATTGGGGCTTTCGCTGGTAAAACGCATTGTTTCTGAGTACCACAAAGGAAAGGTTTACGTGGTGCATTCCGAGGTGGGGAAAGGAACGACGATACGGGTGAGCCTGCCGTTGAAGTAA
- a CDS encoding M1 family metallopeptidase — protein MKSLLLSAIFSGVFLHAFSQNYWQQQVDYTITVKLDDVKHTLSGYERFVYHNHSPQTLDFLYIHLWPNAYTSGKTALGKQLYETGDGILTFGKDSIRGGIDSLHFQVNGQDALFSFDPQNPDIAKLQLNAPLRPGESVTVTTPFHVKIPSGEVSRLGHVGQSYQITQWYPKPAVYDKNGWNQMPYLTQGEFYSEYGTFDVSITLPENYVVGATGDLQTPSELAFLDEKAASTQANLQSYLQKENNSNQFPASSPEWKTIRYTQKDVHDFAWFADKRYLVLKGEVELPHSKRKVTTWSLFTPGNARLWKRAPEYIRDGTYYYSLWNGDYPYNHVTAVDGTISAGGGMEYPNITVIGDSRSDIELETVIVHEVGHNWFYGILGSNERVHGWMDEGMNTMNEMRYMYTKYPKNTNLSDQILNGRFHFDHLSHYDSGDFMYRIIAGIGEDQAIETHSANFTEINYAGIMYQKTGLVFNYLKAYLGDSLYDRAMQSYYNEWSFKHPQPEDMRATLERVTGKDLSWLFVDLIQTTNYIDYKLTKVKSFGGTTTVTVKNAGQVDGPIEVSGFRNGQKVQTIWVENGSKKQEVTFDSEMDAVQINASGKAPEIFQTNNYWHQRGLFGKVERPRLQFLIGKNEPTRSNLFWSPVLGGNAYDKFMLGAALHNFSIPSKRFQFLLAPMYSFGGKRISGIAEASISCLPKKHLKLSRFGVSLRSFKNDTLGTNDGYYVAILPYWTAKIGNRVGGPISQNIRVQSMYRLDITRPKQRELVGGYLQYDFNFSREDHRVNLQVRTDYAANPVNSDHFTRSSVAATYKYRYVKNKRSRWVELRLFAGNYWNFNMYHSGNAFNYAYALSGASGSQDLFVEDYFFGRSAQTGMWSQQRLDNMGGFRSTAGNGKSGYFGMTTTWMTTANFYLESPVGPKIFGVYADFGMFDEAFKTTPTVAVDAGLALRLGTTFGVYFPVVQSENITNAYLTQNYAERIRFTLKFNLTDKPLDWFKLIP, from the coding sequence ATGAAATCCCTATTACTATCCGCAATCTTTTCCGGTGTATTCCTGCATGCATTCAGTCAGAATTACTGGCAGCAGCAGGTTGATTACACGATTACTGTCAAACTGGACGACGTGAAACATACGCTGAGCGGATACGAACGCTTTGTTTATCACAATCATTCTCCCCAGACGCTGGATTTCCTCTACATTCATTTGTGGCCGAATGCTTATACCAGCGGGAAAACGGCTCTTGGGAAACAATTGTACGAAACCGGCGACGGTATTCTTACCTTCGGGAAGGATTCCATCCGCGGCGGAATTGATTCGCTTCACTTCCAGGTGAACGGCCAGGATGCTTTGTTCAGTTTCGATCCTCAAAACCCGGATATTGCCAAACTGCAATTGAATGCGCCTTTACGGCCGGGTGAATCTGTTACCGTTACAACTCCTTTTCACGTAAAAATCCCATCTGGAGAAGTTTCCCGACTGGGTCATGTGGGACAATCGTACCAGATTACCCAATGGTACCCGAAACCAGCGGTTTACGACAAGAACGGCTGGAACCAGATGCCTTATTTAACCCAGGGCGAATTCTATTCGGAATACGGGACTTTTGATGTTTCGATCACGCTTCCGGAAAATTATGTGGTAGGTGCAACAGGAGATTTGCAAACACCTTCCGAGCTTGCCTTCCTGGATGAAAAGGCAGCTTCTACCCAGGCAAATTTGCAGAGTTACCTGCAAAAGGAGAATAACAGCAACCAATTTCCCGCCTCCTCTCCTGAATGGAAAACCATTCGATATACGCAAAAAGACGTTCACGATTTTGCCTGGTTTGCAGATAAGCGCTACCTGGTTTTGAAAGGCGAAGTGGAATTGCCGCATTCCAAACGCAAAGTAACGACCTGGTCGCTATTTACTCCCGGGAACGCCCGTTTGTGGAAACGTGCCCCGGAATACATTCGCGACGGAACATACTATTACTCGCTTTGGAACGGGGATTACCCGTATAACCACGTTACTGCCGTTGACGGAACGATTTCTGCCGGGGGCGGTATGGAATACCCGAATATCACAGTCATCGGGGATTCGCGATCAGACATCGAACTGGAAACGGTTATCGTGCACGAAGTAGGCCACAACTGGTTTTACGGGATATTGGGGAGCAATGAACGCGTTCACGGATGGATGGACGAAGGAATGAACACCATGAACGAAATGCGTTACATGTATACGAAATACCCGAAGAACACGAACCTGTCGGACCAGATCCTGAATGGCAGGTTTCATTTCGATCACCTGAGCCATTACGACAGCGGGGATTTTATGTACCGGATCATTGCCGGAATCGGGGAAGACCAGGCGATAGAAACGCATTCGGCAAACTTCACTGAAATCAACTATGCCGGAATTATGTACCAGAAAACGGGGTTGGTCTTCAACTACCTGAAAGCATACCTGGGCGATTCGCTTTATGACCGGGCCATGCAAAGCTATTACAACGAATGGAGCTTTAAGCATCCGCAACCCGAGGATATGCGTGCGACACTGGAACGCGTTACGGGAAAGGATCTTTCATGGCTTTTCGTGGATCTGATCCAAACAACGAATTACATTGATTACAAGCTTACCAAAGTGAAATCCTTTGGCGGAACAACAACTGTTACGGTTAAAAATGCCGGGCAGGTCGACGGACCGATTGAAGTAAGCGGATTCCGTAACGGCCAAAAAGTCCAAACCATTTGGGTTGAAAACGGTTCCAAAAAACAAGAGGTTACTTTTGACTCCGAAATGGATGCCGTACAGATCAATGCCAGCGGAAAGGCTCCGGAAATTTTCCAGACAAATAATTACTGGCATCAGAGAGGGCTTTTCGGGAAGGTTGAACGCCCACGCCTGCAATTCCTGATCGGGAAGAACGAGCCTACGAGAAGCAACCTGTTCTGGAGTCCTGTTTTAGGCGGAAATGCCTACGACAAATTCATGCTGGGCGCAGCGCTCCACAATTTCAGCATCCCGTCCAAACGCTTTCAATTCCTGTTAGCCCCGATGTATTCCTTCGGCGGAAAACGGATTTCCGGGATTGCAGAAGCAAGTATCAGCTGTTTACCGAAGAAGCACCTGAAACTTTCCCGGTTCGGAGTTTCCCTGCGCTCCTTTAAAAACGATACGCTGGGAACGAACGACGGTTATTACGTGGCCATTCTTCCCTATTGGACGGCAAAAATCGGGAACCGGGTGGGCGGACCGATCAGCCAGAACATTCGTGTGCAATCCATGTACCGCCTGGATATCACCCGGCCGAAACAGCGCGAATTGGTTGGCGGCTACCTGCAATACGATTTCAATTTTTCACGGGAAGATCACCGGGTGAATCTGCAGGTCCGAACGGATTATGCAGCAAACCCGGTCAACAGTGACCATTTCACCCGTTCATCCGTTGCTGCCACTTACAAATACCGCTATGTGAAGAACAAGCGGTCACGCTGGGTTGAGTTGCGTTTGTTTGCCGGAAACTACTGGAATTTCAACATGTACCATTCCGGAAACGCCTTCAATTATGCCTATGCACTCAGTGGCGCCAGCGGAAGCCAGGATCTGTTCGTGGAAGATTATTTCTTCGGGCGTTCGGCACAAACCGGCATGTGGTCGCAACAGCGCCTGGATAACATGGGAGGATTCCGTTCTACTGCAGGTAACGGGAAATCGGGATATTTCGGGATGACGACTACCTGGATGACAACTGCCAACTTCTACCTGGAATCACCGGTCGGGCCAAAGATCTTCGGTGTTTACGCGGATTTCGGAATGTTTGACGAGGCTTTCAAAACTACTCCTACCGTAGCAGTTGATGCAGGATTGGCACTGAGACTGGGAACAACTTTCGGGGTTTATTTCCCGGTGGTCCAGTCAGAAAATATCACCAACGCATACCTTACTCAAAATTATGCGGAGCGCATCCGGTTTACGCTGAAGTTCAATTTGACGGATAAACCGCTGGATTGGTTTAAATTAATCCCTTAA
- a CDS encoding aldehyde dehydrogenase family protein — protein MSSTAQRPNFKSHYDNFIGGEFVPPVKGEYFDNISPIDGKVFTKAARSTKEDIELALDAAHKAFETWGKSSVAERSRVLNKIADIMEENLEYLATVETIDNGKAIRETRAADLPLCIDHFRYFAGVIRGEESTISELDHNTVSIALHEPLGVVGQIIPWNFPLLMATWKIAPAIAAGNCTVVKAAEQTPTSIIILMELIKDVVPPGVINIVNGFGLEAGKPLAQSPRISKVSFTGETTTGRLILQYASENIIPSTMELGGKSPNIFFPSVADADDEFFDKAIEGAVLFALNQGEVCTCPSRILVHESIYDKFMKRVIERTNAIVMGNPLDGNVMMGAQASNDQYEKIQSYLKIGVEEGAEVLTGGSVQKLPGDLEGGYYIQPTILKGHNKMRIFQEEVFGPVVCVTTFKTTEEAIEIANDTLYGLGAGVWTRDAHELYQVPRAIQAGRVWVNSYHAYPAHAPFGGYKKSGFGRETHKMMLDHYRQTKNMLISYDKNKLGFF, from the coding sequence ATGAGCTCAACAGCACAACGACCAAATTTTAAATCCCATTACGATAATTTCATCGGCGGGGAATTTGTTCCGCCTGTAAAAGGTGAATATTTTGACAATATCTCTCCGATCGACGGAAAAGTCTTTACGAAAGCAGCCCGTTCAACCAAAGAAGATATTGAACTGGCATTGGATGCTGCCCACAAAGCATTTGAAACCTGGGGAAAATCATCCGTAGCAGAACGAAGCCGTGTATTGAACAAGATCGCGGACATCATGGAGGAGAACCTGGAATACCTGGCAACCGTAGAAACCATCGATAACGGAAAGGCAATCCGTGAGACACGCGCTGCAGATTTGCCTTTGTGCATTGACCATTTCCGCTACTTCGCCGGAGTGATCCGCGGGGAAGAAAGCACGATTTCCGAACTGGACCACAACACCGTTAGTATTGCTTTACACGAACCGTTGGGTGTTGTCGGACAAATCATTCCCTGGAACTTTCCTTTATTGATGGCCACATGGAAAATTGCCCCGGCAATCGCAGCCGGAAACTGTACGGTGGTAAAAGCCGCAGAACAAACTCCGACTTCCATTATTATTCTCATGGAACTGATCAAAGACGTGGTTCCTCCGGGAGTGATCAATATTGTGAACGGTTTCGGGCTGGAAGCTGGAAAGCCATTGGCCCAGTCACCGCGCATTTCCAAAGTATCTTTTACGGGTGAAACCACCACCGGACGACTGATTTTGCAATATGCTTCCGAGAACATCATTCCTTCCACCATGGAATTGGGAGGTAAATCCCCGAATATCTTCTTCCCTTCCGTTGCGGATGCGGACGACGAATTCTTTGACAAAGCCATTGAGGGAGCGGTATTGTTTGCCCTCAACCAGGGAGAAGTTTGTACCTGCCCTTCGCGCATATTGGTCCATGAGTCTATCTACGATAAATTCATGAAACGTGTCATTGAGCGCACCAATGCCATTGTTATGGGAAATCCACTGGACGGAAACGTAATGATGGGTGCACAGGCTTCCAACGACCAGTATGAAAAGATCCAGTCGTATCTGAAGATCGGTGTGGAAGAAGGTGCTGAAGTACTTACAGGAGGATCTGTTCAAAAACTTCCGGGAGATCTGGAAGGCGGATATTACATCCAGCCGACAATCCTGAAAGGCCATAACAAAATGCGCATTTTCCAGGAAGAAGTCTTCGGGCCTGTGGTTTGTGTAACTACTTTTAAAACAACCGAAGAAGCAATCGAAATTGCAAACGATACGTTGTACGGATTGGGTGCAGGCGTATGGACACGCGATGCACATGAATTGTACCAGGTACCGAGAGCCATCCAGGCAGGACGTGTTTGGGTGAACAGTTACCACGCTTATCCGGCCCATGCTCCGTTCGGCGGGTACAAGAAATCCGGATTTGGCCGTGAAACACACAAGATGATGCTGGATCACTACCGCCAAACAAAAAATATGCTGATCTCTTACGATAAAAATAAACTGGGATTCTTTTAA
- a CDS encoding T9SS type A sorting domain-containing protein, whose translation MNKNLALVTSLLVCLNSFTQVLINGGLEGPESSITPPNGWEAVPHTDPNCESVYQFGATPDVTTATGPVASNGINGNPHGGLSFVSGLYLGSPVEITHHEGIKQTVSGFTPNEEYRISFWQTVIKQQSTDCLDTTGSWGFYLDDNLVAVVPMSHSLLPPASLNHVWDYREVFFTATAADHVLKFLPADDDTNQLDQQGDMGAALRMGIDDVELILAASAGLDESASNTLKISPSPTNGEFQLSVKDGMIIQRVTITNYLGTVIDYRELNNTTAKLDLTGNAAGIYLVVVTYEGGKTITSRIQKL comes from the coding sequence ATGAATAAAAACTTAGCCCTTGTCACTAGTTTGCTGGTATGTCTGAACAGCTTTACACAGGTTTTGATAAACGGTGGCCTTGAAGGGCCTGAAAGTTCGATTACTCCGCCAAATGGTTGGGAAGCGGTGCCGCATACGGATCCGAATTGCGAATCAGTGTACCAATTTGGTGCTACTCCGGATGTTACCACAGCAACAGGTCCGGTGGCTTCAAACGGCATCAACGGAAATCCGCATGGTGGGCTCTCATTTGTGAGTGGTCTTTATTTAGGCTCGCCCGTAGAAATTACCCATCACGAGGGAATCAAACAAACCGTTTCGGGCTTTACACCCAATGAGGAATACCGCATTTCTTTCTGGCAAACGGTTATCAAGCAGCAGTCTACAGATTGTCTCGACACTACCGGGAGTTGGGGATTCTACCTGGATGATAACCTGGTGGCAGTCGTTCCGATGAGCCATAGTTTGCTTCCTCCGGCCAGTTTGAACCATGTATGGGATTACCGGGAAGTGTTTTTCACAGCGACTGCTGCAGACCATGTTCTGAAGTTTCTGCCGGCAGATGATGATACCAATCAATTAGATCAGCAGGGAGATATGGGAGCTGCTTTGCGAATGGGGATCGATGATGTGGAACTCATTCTTGCAGCCAGCGCCGGATTGGATGAGTCGGCCTCCAATACTTTGAAAATATCACCTTCTCCTACAAACGGGGAATTTCAATTATCCGTTAAGGACGGGATGATCATTCAACGGGTAACCATCACAAACTACCTGGGAACTGTAATTGATTACCGGGAGTTAAACAATACAACTGCGAAACTGGATCTTACAGGAAATGCTGCCGGTATTTATCTCGTTGTAGTGACATATGAAGGAGGGAAGACGATCACTTCAAGAATTCAGAAATTATAA
- a CDS encoding KOW motif-containing protein yields MEEVLKDGDFCIVTAGTHKGKSGTVRDLNVSKTGHLTITVVRENGVRFKTLGRNVRVQPKQIDTN; encoded by the coding sequence ATGGAGGAAGTTTTAAAAGACGGCGACTTTTGCATTGTTACAGCCGGAACTCACAAAGGAAAAAGCGGTACTGTCCGCGATTTGAATGTGAGCAAAACCGGGCATTTAACCATTACGGTAGTCCGGGAGAACGGAGTACGGTTTAAAACATTGGGCAGGAATGTACGCGTTCAGCCCAAACAGATTGATACAAATTGA
- a CDS encoding glycosyltransferase family 9 protein — MQRFLVIQTAFLGDVILATPVISELKRLHPSAEIDVLVRKGNEAVLKNHPAIHEVFSFNKKEGKYAEMRRLVRLFRARKYDEVINLQRFGSSGIMTFLSGAKKKIGFNKNPFSFCYDIKIKHEIGTGKHEVERNLECIAHHGANQLVRPQVFPSPEDRAKVAEYTQGPFYTLAPASVWFTKQLPEHKWVELANNLKQKGTVYLVGGPADFELCQRILQAAQLPPENNLAGKLNLLESCALFEKATRCFVNDSGPLHMATAVNAPVTAFFCATVPRFGFGPLSADSEIRETKEVLTCRPCGLHGGKVCPEGHFRCGNINVNV; from the coding sequence ATGCAGCGCTTTTTAGTTATTCAAACAGCTTTTTTGGGAGATGTCATCCTGGCTACTCCCGTAATCAGCGAATTGAAGCGTTTGCATCCTTCAGCGGAAATTGACGTGCTGGTACGAAAAGGGAACGAAGCCGTTCTAAAGAACCATCCGGCCATCCATGAAGTGTTTTCCTTCAACAAAAAAGAAGGAAAGTATGCTGAAATGCGGCGGTTGGTCCGTTTGTTTCGCGCCAGGAAATACGACGAGGTGATCAATCTGCAGCGCTTCGGAAGTTCAGGAATCATGACCTTTCTTTCCGGGGCGAAAAAGAAAATCGGTTTCAATAAAAACCCTTTCTCATTCTGTTACGACATCAAAATCAAACATGAAATCGGGACAGGGAAACACGAAGTGGAGCGCAACCTCGAATGCATTGCACACCATGGAGCAAATCAGCTGGTGCGACCCCAGGTTTTTCCTTCTCCCGAAGATCGTGCGAAAGTGGCAGAATACACACAGGGACCTTTCTACACACTGGCTCCTGCGTCCGTTTGGTTTACCAAGCAGCTTCCGGAACATAAATGGGTTGAACTGGCCAATAACCTGAAGCAAAAAGGAACCGTTTACCTGGTTGGCGGCCCGGCCGACTTCGAATTGTGTCAGCGCATATTGCAAGCAGCGCAACTGCCTCCAGAGAATAATTTGGCCGGCAAACTGAACTTGCTGGAATCCTGCGCCCTGTTTGAAAAAGCAACCCGTTGTTTTGTGAACGATTCCGGTCCTTTACACATGGCTACCGCGGTGAATGCCCCGGTTACCGCCTTCTTCTGCGCAACCGTTCCGCGCTTTGGTTTCGGCCCGCTTTCCGCTGATAGTGAGATCCGCGAAACGAAAGAAGTACTGACCTGCCGGCCTTGTGGTCTGCACGGCGGCAAAGTTTGCCCGGAAGGACATTTCAGATGCGGAAATATCAATGTGAATGTTTGA
- a CDS encoding DUF779 domain-containing protein encodes MYARIDLTPEAAEVINQLKNRFGELMFHQSGGCCDGSQPMCFEKGDFKVGNSDVCLGEIEGCEFWMSKDQFEYWKFTHLTLDVTPGRGSSFSLEIPMGVRFIIKSRLFTEEEAANLTPLRFLTD; translated from the coding sequence ATGTATGCACGAATTGATCTTACGCCGGAAGCTGCTGAGGTTATCAATCAGCTAAAGAACCGTTTCGGGGAATTGATGTTCCATCAGAGTGGCGGATGTTGTGACGGCTCTCAGCCCATGTGTTTTGAGAAGGGTGATTTTAAGGTGGGAAACAGCGATGTTTGCCTCGGAGAAATTGAAGGGTGCGAATTCTGGATGAGTAAGGACCAGTTCGAATACTGGAAGTTCACGCATCTGACTTTGGACGTAACACCCGGAAGAGGTTCCAGTTTTTCCCTGGAAATCCCAATGGGAGTTCGCTTCATTATCAAAAGCCGGCTTTTTACGGAAGAAGAAGCAGCAAATCTGACTCCACTCAGATTTTTAACGGATTAA
- a CDS encoding chloride channel protein, translated as MLTRFLRKLNGGIFFLRNSLTPRQFLLISSVIVGVSCGLAVVALKSFAHAVLVFAKELNQQLHFKYVDFILPVFGIVLTILITRRLLNGKLEKGTWRIIYAITKKSSILPRKQMYAQVITSSVTVGFGGSAGLESPVTITGAAFGSNYARVYKLSTKERTLLLACGVAAGIAAAFNAPIAGVLFTMEVLLADVGITAFIPLMLASASGALLSGAILNESILLSFKNMAAFEMRNVPFYIILGVLTGFISVYHSRVFNRVETWIEHWKMGPYQKGIAGALLLSALIFVFPSLFGEGYDSIRSLSSEKVFNLLDGTLFESFKQSWFPLLFIGAVVFLKAIATGLTLGSGGNGGNFAPSLFVGSYTGFAFAYGWNLTGIAFSLPITNFTMVGMAGMLSGLFHAPLTSIFLIAEITGGYGLMIPLMIVSSISFAISKRYSNHSMDIVKLAEEGHVVRADKDRHVLSSIESEDILEETMVVLKPDDTVSTLFLTVQYSQQALIPIVSDNGILLGMIYLDDLPTILPVYSSDPNTHLEVVMEPIRYSLNPRSTMEQVMEMFEHSKLNYLPVIDNDQVMGYYSKHRLLEAYRKRVMENIVE; from the coding sequence ATGTTGACCCGATTTTTGCGAAAACTCAACGGCGGAATATTCTTTCTGAGAAATAGTTTGACTCCCCGCCAATTCTTATTGATATCAAGCGTAATTGTTGGTGTTTCCTGTGGTTTGGCAGTGGTAGCACTGAAATCGTTTGCCCATGCGGTGTTGGTATTTGCCAAAGAGCTCAATCAGCAATTGCATTTCAAGTACGTCGATTTCATTCTGCCCGTTTTCGGGATCGTACTGACGATTCTGATCACTCGCAGGCTCCTGAACGGGAAGCTGGAAAAGGGAACCTGGCGGATTATTTATGCCATCACTAAAAAATCGAGTATCCTGCCGCGCAAGCAGATGTACGCACAGGTCATTACCTCATCCGTAACGGTTGGGTTCGGTGGTTCTGCCGGTTTGGAATCCCCGGTAACGATCACAGGTGCCGCTTTCGGATCGAATTACGCCCGCGTTTATAAATTGTCGACCAAAGAACGGACTTTACTCCTGGCTTGTGGTGTAGCAGCAGGAATTGCAGCCGCCTTCAACGCACCGATCGCCGGAGTATTGTTTACCATGGAAGTGCTTTTGGCGGATGTCGGGATTACGGCCTTTATTCCATTAATGCTGGCTTCTGCTTCGGGGGCTTTGCTTTCCGGCGCGATCCTGAATGAGAGTATTTTGTTGTCGTTTAAGAACATGGCCGCTTTCGAAATGCGAAATGTGCCGTTCTACATTATCTTGGGAGTTCTGACAGGCTTTATTTCCGTTTACCATTCGCGTGTTTTCAACCGGGTAGAAACCTGGATTGAGCACTGGAAAATGGGGCCTTACCAAAAAGGAATAGCCGGGGCCTTATTGCTTTCTGCATTGATCTTTGTGTTTCCGTCCTTATTCGGGGAAGGATACGATAGCATTCGTTCGCTTTCCAGCGAAAAAGTATTCAACCTGCTCGACGGAACCTTGTTCGAATCGTTTAAACAATCGTGGTTTCCGCTATTATTTATCGGTGCTGTGGTATTCCTGAAAGCCATTGCAACCGGTTTGACTTTGGGCTCGGGCGGTAACGGGGGAAATTTCGCACCGTCCTTATTTGTGGGAAGTTATACCGGGTTTGCCTTTGCTTACGGCTGGAATTTAACCGGGATCGCTTTCTCCCTTCCGATCACGAATTTCACGATGGTCGGTATGGCAGGCATGCTCAGCGGGTTGTTTCATGCTCCGCTGACGTCGATTTTCCTCATTGCGGAGATCACCGGAGGTTACGGCCTGATGATTCCGCTGATGATCGTTTCTTCCATCAGTTTTGCGATCTCAAAGCGCTACTCCAATCATTCCATGGATATTGTAAAACTGGCAGAGGAAGGCCACGTGGTGCGCGCAGATAAAGACAGACATGTGTTGTCTTCCATAGAGAGTGAAGATATCCTGGAAGAAACCATGGTGGTGCTCAAACCCGATGATACCGTTTCGACCTTGTTTTTGACGGTTCAATATTCGCAGCAGGCTTTAATTCCGATTGTTTCGGACAACGGCATCCTGCTGGGAATGATCTACCTTGACGATTTACCGACCATTCTTCCGGTCTATTCCTCCGATCCGAATACACACCTGGAAGTGGTGATGGAACCGATCCGTTATTCCCTCAATCCGCGGAGCACCATGGAACAGGTCATGGAAATGTTCGAGCACTCCAAATTGAATTACCTGCCGGTAATCGATAACGACCAGGTGATGGGTTATTATTCCAAGCACCGCTTGCTGGAAGCATACCGCAAACGGGTCATGGAGAATATTGTGGAGTGA